The region GACCGCCATCATGAAGATCATAGCTAAATTAGCTCCTACAGAGTAATTGGTTCCTTGGTTTCCTATTACTAATCCATTGTATTCTTTTTCAGCGATATCTATGGCTTTGTTAATTCCTTGAAGAACTCCAGCACCAATTGAATTCATTTTTGAAGTAAATTCCAAATTGATAATTCCATCACCTAAATCAGTAATAATACTATCGCTATTGTTCCATATTTTTTTATTTTCTCTGATGTTATTAAGAATAATAAAAGCATCTTGTCCTGGAATTTTTTCTGCAGTTTTTGAAGAAATAGCGTAGAAGTAAGTAGCACCGTCTTTTACTGAATAAAAAGAGGTGTTTCCAGCAGCTAACATTTCATTAACCCAAGTCGCTGGTTCATAACCTTCGGCTTTCATAATTTCAATTCCTTTTTCAACTCCAATAGCATCCCAAATTTCAAATGGACCATTTTCCCATCCAAATCCGGCTTTCATGGCATCGTCAATTTTGTAGAATGCATCTGTAATTTCAGGAATTCTATTAGAGCAATAAGCGAACATAGCAGCAAAATTCTTTCTGTAAAAATCACCTGCCTTGTCTTTTCCTTTTACTAAAACTTTGAATCTATCGATTGGTTTGTCGATTGTTTTTGTTAATTCTAAAGTTTGGAAAGAAGCTTTTTTGTTAGGACGGTATTCTAACGTATCTAAATCTAATGAAAGAATGTCTTTTCCTTCTTTTTTATAAAAGCCTTGACCTGTTTTACTTCCTAACCATTTGTTTTCCATCATTTTATTGATGAAATCTGGTAATTTAAATAAATTATGTGCTTCATCAGTAGGGCAGTTGTCATAAATTCCATTGGCAACATGTACTAATGTATCCAATCCTACTACATCAACCGTTCTGAAAGTGGCTGATTTTGGTCTGCCAATAACTGGTCCGGTTAATTTATCTACTTCTTCAATGGTTAATCCCATTTCTTTAACTTGGTGGAATAAACTCATGATTCCGAAGATTCCGATTCGGTTACCAATAAATGCAGGAGTGTCTTTTGCTACAACTGAAGTTTTTCCTAAGAATTTTTCACCATATCCATTTAAGAAATCCAATACTTCTGTTGATGTTTTTGGACCAGGAATGATTTCGAATAATTTTAAGTAACGCGCTGGGTTGAAGAAGTGTGTACCACAGAAGTGTTGTTGGAAATCTTCACTTCTTCCTTCGCTCATAAAATGAATTGGAATTCCGGAAGTATTTGATGTTACTAATGTACCTGGTTTTCTAAATTTGTCAATTTGTTCAAAAACAATTTTTTTAATGTCTAATCTTTCAACTACAACTTCAATAATCCAATCACAAGTTGCAATTTGTGCCATATCATCTGTAGTATTTCCAGTAGTAATTCTTGAAGCAAAACTAGGATGATAAATAGGTGAGGGTTTAGATTTTAGTGCATTGGTTAAATGTTCATTCACTATTCTGTTTCTTACGGATTTGTTATCTAACGTAAGCCCCTTTTTTTCTTCAGTCTCTGTAAGCGCATTTGGTACAATGTCTAAAAGAAGAACTTCCACTCCTATATTGGCAAAGTGGCAAGCAATTCCGCTACCCATAATTCCAGACCCGATGACAGCAACTTTTTTAATAGTACGTTTCATCTATTTGTTTGTTTTTTTATTTAGTTAGTTAATCTTCGTTAAAAATTTTTTTATCATTAATAAGATCATTTATAACTTCTGCAACTTCCATAAAGTGTTGTAGTTGTTCTTCAGTTATATGTGATTTTACAGTTTCATTAAATCGCAATACTGTTTCTTTAGATAATTCTCTTTTTTCTTTGCCCTCTTTTGTTAAAAACAATAAAACACCGCGTCCATCAGAAGGATTCTTCTTTCGTGTAATCAGACCTCTATCTTCCATAGATTTTAATGTTCTGGTTAAACTTGTAGCTTCCATCCCCATTCTTGGGCCTAAAGAAGTAGAAGGTGTGCCATTTTCACGGTCAATACTTAATAAAGCAAAACCTGTAGCCATTGTGGCGCCATATTTAGTTGCTTCTTCATTATACATCCTCGCTACAGCCTGCCAAGTTGCGCGTAATGCATAATCTATAGTTTTATCTTTCATTTAGTTTTGTTTGTTTGATTTTTCAAATATAAAAAAAAAATACTATGCATGCATAGTATTTTTTATGTTTTTTTTCATTATTAATGTTTTTTTAACATTTAAATACAAAAAAGTCCGCTTCAAAAGCGGACTTTTTTATTCATGACCATATATTTTTTGATATAAGTTTTTATATTTTTCTAAAATTATTTTTCTTTTTAATTTCATAGTTGGAGTTAAATGTCCCTGCTCAATAGACCAAATATCAGGTGTTAATTCAAAACGTTTAACCTGTTCCCAGTTTCCAAACTTTTTGTTATAATAGTCAATTTCTTCTTGTATACGTTTTATAATTATAGGATTTGATATGATTTCTTCATTGGTTTCACCTAATTTAACGTCAGGGTGTTTTATTGCCCAATCTTTTAGGAAATCAAAGCTAGGTTGTATAAATGCAGCAGGCATTTTTTCACCTTCCCCAATTACCATAATTTGTTCAATAAATAGGGATTGTTTAAAGGTGTTTTCTAATAACTGAGGAGCCACATACTTTCCACCAGATGTTTTAAACATTTCTTTTTTACGGTCTGTGATTCGTAAAAATCCTTCAGAATCAAATTCACCAATATCCCCAGTGTGGAAATAACCATCTTTTAAAGCTTGATTGGTTTGTTCTTCATCTTTATAATAGCCTATCATTACATTTGGTCCTTTACATAAAATCTCACCATCTTCAGCTATTTTAACTTCTACACCATTTAAAACTTTTCCAACGGTACCCACTCTAAATCCATTATTTCTCATATCATTAACTGATATTACAGGCGATGTCTCTGTTAAACCATAGCCTTCCATTACTGGAATTCCAGCAGCAGTAAAAGTTTTTGTTAATCGCTGTTGTAATGCAGCACTTCCTGATACTAACAACTTTAATTCTCCTCCTAATGCCTCTTGCCATTTAGAGAAAATTAATTTTCGTGCTATTTTTAATTGGAATTCATAAAGAAACCCGTTTTCACTGTAAGGTTTGTATTGAACTCCTAATCCTGTAGCCCAGAAAAATAATTTCTTTTTAATGCCAGTTAAATCATGACCTTTAGCCATAATTTTGTCGTATACTTTTTCTAAAAGTCGAGGTACTACTGTCATAACATTCGGTTGTACTTCTTTTAAATTGTCTGAAATTTTATCAATACTTTCAGCAAAATAAACCGACACACCAAAATATTGGTACAAATACAAAATCATTCTTTCGAAGATATGGCAAATAGGAAGAAAGCTTAATGCTCTATAACTTCCAGGTGTGAAAGGTACTCTTTCTGCCGACATTAAAACATCTGATACAATATTTTGATGAGTCAACATTACACCTTTTGGTCTTCCCGTTGTACCAGAAGTATAAATAATGGTTGCTAAATCAGTAGTGTTAATAGCGTCTTTTCGAGCCTCAACTTCTGATTGATTTGAATTGTCTGCACCTAATTCTAACAATTCTTTCCAATTTTTTGCTCCTGGAATAGAATCAAATGTGTAAATAGCGACTAGGTTGGGGATGTTTGCCTTTACAGAAGTTAATTTATTATATACTTCTAAATCTGAAACAATACAATATTTAGATTCCGAATGATTTAAAATATATTCATAGTCTTCAGCGGCAATTGTTGGATAAATTGGAACTGTTTGAGCTCCTGTTTGTAATATACCAATATCAAAAATATGCCACTCTGTTCTATTGGTTGACGAAATAATGGCTACTTTGTCATTTTTTTGAATGTTAAGTCTTAAAAATGCTCTTGAAATAGCATTAGCTTTGTTCAAATATTCTTCGGTTGATGTTTTAACCCATTCGTTTCCATATTTTGTAACTAAAGCATCGGGTAAATTGTATTTTTCTAATTGATAGTAAGGGAAATCAAAAAGTCTGGTGATATTTGACATAATTTTATGTTTTTTTGGAATTGCAATTTATTAAAAAAATGATTAGATAATTATAAAATTACATTTTTTGAAAAAATTAATTGTTATTTTTGTTATAAATTTATTCAAAATGGGTATGAAATCTTTCCTGAGATTAGAGGAATATGTGGCATTATTTTATCGAATTTTTCTAGTTTATATTTTTTATTTTTTAGCACGAATTTTATTCTATTTTTATAATCAAGATATTGTTGCAGTTGATTCATTTTCAGAATTTTTAAGGCTTTCATATCATGGGTT is a window of Flavobacterium indicum GPTSA100-9 = DSM 17447 DNA encoding:
- a CDS encoding 3-hydroxyacyl-CoA dehydrogenase/enoyl-CoA hydratase family protein codes for the protein MKRTIKKVAVIGSGIMGSGIACHFANIGVEVLLLDIVPNALTETEEKKGLTLDNKSVRNRIVNEHLTNALKSKPSPIYHPSFASRITTGNTTDDMAQIATCDWIIEVVVERLDIKKIVFEQIDKFRKPGTLVTSNTSGIPIHFMSEGRSEDFQQHFCGTHFFNPARYLKLFEIIPGPKTSTEVLDFLNGYGEKFLGKTSVVAKDTPAFIGNRIGIFGIMSLFHQVKEMGLTIEEVDKLTGPVIGRPKSATFRTVDVVGLDTLVHVANGIYDNCPTDEAHNLFKLPDFINKMMENKWLGSKTGQGFYKKEGKDILSLDLDTLEYRPNKKASFQTLELTKTIDKPIDRFKVLVKGKDKAGDFYRKNFAAMFAYCSNRIPEITDAFYKIDDAMKAGFGWENGPFEIWDAIGVEKGIEIMKAEGYEPATWVNEMLAAGNTSFYSVKDGATYFYAISSKTAEKIPGQDAFIILNNIRENKKIWNNSDSIITDLGDGIINLEFTSKMNSIGAGVLQGINKAIDIAEKEYNGLVIGNQGTNYSVGANLAMIFMMAVEQEYDELNAAIKMFQNTMMRCRYSSIPVIAAPHGMTLGGGCELTMHADKAVAAAETYIGLVEFGVGLIPGGGGSKEMALRAADTFRKNDVELNVLQEYFLTVGMAKVATSAYEAYDLGILQKHKDIVVVNRDRQIATAKQVALQMAEQGYTQPTARKDIKVLGKQALGMFLVGTDQMEAGKYISEHDKKIANKLAYVMAGGDLSESTLVSEQYLLDLEREAFLSLTAERKTLERIQFMLTKGKPLRN
- a CDS encoding MarR family winged helix-turn-helix transcriptional regulator, which encodes MKDKTIDYALRATWQAVARMYNEEATKYGATMATGFALLSIDRENGTPSTSLGPRMGMEATSLTRTLKSMEDRGLITRKKNPSDGRGVLLFLTKEGKEKRELSKETVLRFNETVKSHITEEQLQHFMEVAEVINDLINDKKIFNED
- a CDS encoding AMP-dependent synthetase/ligase translates to MSNITRLFDFPYYQLEKYNLPDALVTKYGNEWVKTSTEEYLNKANAISRAFLRLNIQKNDKVAIISSTNRTEWHIFDIGILQTGAQTVPIYPTIAAEDYEYILNHSESKYCIVSDLEVYNKLTSVKANIPNLVAIYTFDSIPGAKNWKELLELGADNSNQSEVEARKDAINTTDLATIIYTSGTTGRPKGVMLTHQNIVSDVLMSAERVPFTPGSYRALSFLPICHIFERMILYLYQYFGVSVYFAESIDKISDNLKEVQPNVMTVVPRLLEKVYDKIMAKGHDLTGIKKKLFFWATGLGVQYKPYSENGFLYEFQLKIARKLIFSKWQEALGGELKLLVSGSAALQQRLTKTFTAAGIPVMEGYGLTETSPVISVNDMRNNGFRVGTVGKVLNGVEVKIAEDGEILCKGPNVMIGYYKDEEQTNQALKDGYFHTGDIGEFDSEGFLRITDRKKEMFKTSGGKYVAPQLLENTFKQSLFIEQIMVIGEGEKMPAAFIQPSFDFLKDWAIKHPDVKLGETNEEIISNPIIIKRIQEEIDYYNKKFGNWEQVKRFELTPDIWSIEQGHLTPTMKLKRKIILEKYKNLYQKIYGHE